CACAATTTAGTCCAGCTAATAGTGTTGCCCAAGTTTGGCCGGTTTATACTCATTTGTGAATCGAGCCGAGTGGCTCAATCGATGAAAGATTTGTTAGCGCATGATCCTAAATGGAAGACCCTTCGGATATCATATAGCATAAAGGACAACCGGTTTGAGCTTAACAAACAGGACTTACTCGATGCTACAGCAGGAGAAGATTATTCTCAGGTGAATTATTTGGAACTCCCGCATGATTTAAACCTGAAGCGATTTTTGATCAGTCCCCCAATGAGCCCTCATGATTGGGACCACTGGGACAAGCTCGAAGAAGGGCCAAATGAAAAGGCAATCTATTCACCCGAAGATTTATCGAGTCTATTGTGGGAGCGCTTAGGTGGCAACATGGTGAGAAAGTATCAAGACGACTCAAATCAAGTGAGAGAAGAAGTATTGTATAATGAAGAGGGTGTTCCAGCGATTGTGTTGGATAAATCGGAGAACGAGGTATTAGAGGAAAAGCTTCCCAAAACAAGCATGCCGACCGATGATGGTTTTTGAGGCTCGAGTGGTGTGTAGCATTCAATACATTACTCTTTTCGGAAGC
This region of Candida orthopsilosis Co 90-125, chromosome 6 draft sequence genomic DNA includes:
- a CDS encoding Rcn1 protein (involved in calcineurin-dependent signaling that controls stress response and virulence), with amino-acid sequence MPRSPTNTLIITNLSDHLLQNPHELIEFISGTHNLVQLIVLPKFGRFILICESSRVAQSMKDLLAHDPKWKTLRISYSIKDNRFELNKQDLLDATAGEDYSQVNYLELPHDLNSKRFLISPPMSPHDWDHWDKLEEGPNEKAIYSPEDLSSLLWERLGGNMVRKYQDDSNQVREEVLYNEEGVPAIVLDKSENEVLEEKLPKTSMPTDDGF